In Sideroxyarcus emersonii, one DNA window encodes the following:
- a CDS encoding RNA-binding S4 domain-containing protein, giving the protein MQRIDFHLRGDFIELNQLLKLAGVCASGGAGKMLVAEGVVSVDGKIELRKTAKIRAGQVVMLGDAQIRVMA; this is encoded by the coding sequence ATGCAACGAATCGATTTCCATCTGCGCGGCGATTTCATCGAGCTGAACCAGTTGCTCAAGCTGGCAGGGGTCTGTGCCAGCGGCGGGGCAGGCAAGATGCTGGTGGCCGAGGGCGTGGTGTCCGTCGATGGAAAAATCGAGCTGCGCAAGACTGCCAAGATCCGTGCCGGGCAGGTGGTCATGCTGGGCGATGCGCAGATACGGGTGATGGCCTGA